Below is a genomic region from Prochlorococcus marinus str. MIT 0918.
GGCCGCGTAGTTTATGAATGCTTGCGTGGTGGATTAGATCTAACTAAAGATGATGAGAATATCAACTCACAGCCCTTCCAGCGTTGGAGAGAGCGTTTTGAGTTTGTTGCTGAAGCTGTAAAGCTTGCTCAACAAGAAACCGGTGAAGTCAAAGGACATTATCTCAACTGCACGGCGACAACTCCTGAAGAAATGTATGAGCGTGCTGAGTTCGCTAAAGAGCTCGACATGCCTATCATCATGCATGATTACATTACTGGTGGTTTTACTGCTAATACAGGCTTAGCCAACTGGTGCCGTAAGAATGGCATGCTGCTTCATATCCACAGAGCTATGCATGCAGTAATTGACCGTCATCCAAAGCATGGTATCCATTTCCGAGTTCTTGCTAAGTGCTTACGTCTTTCTGGTGGTGACCAGCTTCATACCGGAACAGTTGTAGGTAAGTTAGAAGGTGATCGTCAGACAACACTTGGATACATCGATAACTTACGTGAATCTTTTGTCCCAGAAGACCGTACACGCGGAAACTTCTTTGACCAAGACTGGGGTTCTATGCCTGGTGTATTCGCAGTAGCTTCCGGTGGTATTCACGTTTGGCATATGCCAGCTCTACTTGCCATATTTGGTGATGATTCTTGTCTACAGTTTGGTGGCGGTACTCATGGACACCCATGGGGATCAGCTGCTGGTGCAGCTGCCAACCGTGTAGCTCTTGAAGCTTGTGTTAAGGCACGTAATGCTGGAAGAGAGATTGAAAAAGAAAGTCGCGACATCCTCATGGAAGCCGCTAAACATAGCCCTGAGCTAGCTATTGCACTTGAGACATGGAAGGAGATCAAGTTTGAGTTCGACACAGTCGACAAGCTTGACGTCCAGTAATAGCAAATTGGAGGGGGTGATTATTCCCTCCTTCAATTCTTCCTTCAAATTTCTTTGCCGATAAACCTCGGCGTTTATTCATTCACTTACAGGTTCACCATGCCTTTCCAGAGCACAGTTGGTGACTATCAAACAGTTGCCACCCTGGAGACTTTCGGCTTCTTGCCGCCGATGACCCAGGACGAAATTTACGATCAAATTGCTTACATCATTGCCCAGGGCTGGAGCCCTGTCATCGAGCATGTTCATCCAAGTGGTTCCATGCAGTCCTATTGGTCTTATTGGAAACTACCTTTTTTCGGAGAGAAGGATCTGAACGTAGTTGTTAATGAACTTGAAGCGTGCCATCGTGCATACCCTGACCACCATGTACGAATGGTCGGCTATGACGCTTATACACAAAGTCAAGGTACAGCTTTCGTAGTTTTCGAAGGCCGCTGATTTTTCAGTTATCAGTTTTAAATAGCCTCGTTTTTTCGAGGCTATCTATTTCTTAAAGAGGGGATTTAATCTTCTCTAATTACAAAGTTTTCAAAGGGCGGACATGGCATCACAATCTAGTAGAGAACTTGCACTTGAGCGTCGTAAGGCTCTTAGTACCGGAGGTAAAAAGTCCTCTGGACTGAGCTCCTCAAGTCCTAATCGCGTTAGATCTGCATCTGATGTAGGCGTAACAAGGACTAATAAATCCTTTGTTAAGTCAAGTAAAAACCAGATAAGTGCAGCCCAAAAAGTGCATTCAAAAACATCTATTTCTGTGCCTTCAACAAACAGTCATTCTAAAAGAATGAATCCTCGGCCAATAAGTAATCCTAGTAGAGAGTTGGTGCTTGCTCGACGAGAGGCTCTATCTCTGCGTGGTAAGACAGCAGATAAGAGTAAAGACAGAACAAGAGTTGATGTTGAGAAAAATGCTTCAGAAGAATCTTCAAAAGTATTTTCAGTTAATACTCAAGTTGAAGCTTGTTGCGAACCTTGTGCGGAAGAAAAAGCACGTCAGTCAGCAGCTGAAAACTCTAGTAATTTAACTTTTAATATTTCTAAAGCCACTACTACTCGACGTAACTCCAGCCCTAAAAGAAGAGCAATAGAAAATCCAAGTAGATCACTTGTTTTGGCTAGACGCGAGGCATTGTCAAAGCATGGGAAATCAGCCTCAATTCAACCGACTACTCCTGCCGCAGTAGCTCGTCAAGGTAATCCAGATTTATCTAGTCGGGAAATTTCTCAACGTGTTAGAGAGCTGAGGAGTAAAAGTGGAGCTACAGGTCAGAAAAGATCATGTGGAACAAGACCCTGTGGACCAAATAAAAATGGTTCTAAAGAAGCAGCGCTTGCAGCAGATGCTCATTGGAAAGTAGGAGTAAGTGAGACTTCCTCTGGTCAGATAGTTACTGGTACTCAGGCTAATAGATCAATTAAAACTACTGGTAATGAGGCTAGTACTTGTAGATCGGTTACTGGTACTCAATACCTTGGAGCAGATACGATTGATACTTTCTGCCAGTCTCCTCCAATTATTTCTCAACCATCTAAAGTTGCCATAACTAACACCTCTCATGGCAATCAGGTTACTGGTAATGAAGTGGGCCGCTCCGAGAAAGTGACAGGAGATGAGCCTGGTACTTGTAAAACCCTTACTGGTACTGAGTATATTTCGGCAAACCAAGCAGCCTCTTATTGTGGTGGAGTTAAACCTTCACCAAGAAAAGTTGGACAAAGTCTTACACAGGAAGGTCGGAAAGTTAGTGGAGTTATGGTTGGTCGATCAGCTAGTGTTACAGGAGATGAGGCTGGATCTGATAAGTCTCTTACTGGTGATCAATACCTTGGATCTGACCCTTTGCCAGAAGGTAGGCCAGCCAATAAAGTAGGTACTTTTAATACACTTAATGGATCCTTTGTCACCGGTACTGGAATTGGACGTGCCACTAGCGTTACTGGTGACGAGGCTGGAAGCTGTAAGAATGTAACTGGTGATGAATATTTAGGCTCTCAGCAATATGAGTCTTTTTGCGGCGGCGCACCTGCACCTGAAGCAAGAAAAGTTGGTTTAAGTCTTACTAATAAAGCCCAATCTGTTAGTGGAACTATGACAGGAAGATCTTCTTTGGTTACGGGAGATGAGCCTGGAACATGCAAAGCTGTCACAGGGACTCCATACACTGGATTGGAACAATCTGCTCAATTATGCGGTAGTAGTTCAATAGATGAAATTCAACAGAGAACACCTCGAAGGATTGGCACTCCTGCTTCTCCTATGACAGGACTTCAGCCAGGAATTGGTGGTGTTATGACAGGAGCAGATAAAGGTGCGTGTGAACCACTTACTGGTACTCCTTATGTAGGAGCTGACCAATTAGTTAAAGCTTGTGGAGAAAGAGCTCCAGATGGAAGTGGAGATTATAAGGATTCAGAATCTTCAAGTTTTGGTAATCGATTTACGGTCACATCTCCAGCGAGATCTGCCCAATTAGATCGTGACACAGCCTCAGGAGTAACAGGTACTAGATATGAAAAAACTACCAATATAACAGGTCCTTTTGATATGGCTCCTAATAAGGTTACTGGTACTGAGCAATTTAGGTTTGATAATAAGAAATCTTTAATGGCTCCTTCTAATGAGCAATCCAAAGAGTCTTTGTCTCAGCTTAATGAGTCATCTGCAAGGCCACAATCAAGAATTACGGGTGAAGGGCAATCCTC
It encodes:
- a CDS encoding form I ribulose bisphosphate carboxylase large subunit, with the protein product MSKKYDAGVKEYRDTYWTPDYVPLDTDLLACFKCTGQEGVPREEVAAAVAAESSTGTWSTVWSELLTDLEFYKGRCYRIEDVPGDKESFYAFIAYPLDLFEEGSITNVLTSLVGNVFGFKALRHLRLEDIRFPMAFIKTCGGPPNGIVVERDRLNKYGRPLLGCTIKPKLGLSGKNYGRVVYECLRGGLDLTKDDENINSQPFQRWRERFEFVAEAVKLAQQETGEVKGHYLNCTATTPEEMYERAEFAKELDMPIIMHDYITGGFTANTGLANWCRKNGMLLHIHRAMHAVIDRHPKHGIHFRVLAKCLRLSGGDQLHTGTVVGKLEGDRQTTLGYIDNLRESFVPEDRTRGNFFDQDWGSMPGVFAVASGGIHVWHMPALLAIFGDDSCLQFGGGTHGHPWGSAAGAAANRVALEACVKARNAGREIEKESRDILMEAAKHSPELAIALETWKEIKFEFDTVDKLDVQ
- a CDS encoding ribulose bisphosphate carboxylase small subunit encodes the protein MPFQSTVGDYQTVATLETFGFLPPMTQDEIYDQIAYIIAQGWSPVIEHVHPSGSMQSYWSYWKLPFFGEKDLNVVVNELEACHRAYPDHHVRMVGYDAYTQSQGTAFVVFEGR
- a CDS encoding CsoS2 family carboxysome shell protein, with translation MASQSSRELALERRKALSTGGKKSSGLSSSSPNRVRSASDVGVTRTNKSFVKSSKNQISAAQKVHSKTSISVPSTNSHSKRMNPRPISNPSRELVLARREALSLRGKTADKSKDRTRVDVEKNASEESSKVFSVNTQVEACCEPCAEEKARQSAAENSSNLTFNISKATTTRRNSSPKRRAIENPSRSLVLARREALSKHGKSASIQPTTPAAVARQGNPDLSSREISQRVRELRSKSGATGQKRSCGTRPCGPNKNGSKEAALAADAHWKVGVSETSSGQIVTGTQANRSIKTTGNEASTCRSVTGTQYLGADTIDTFCQSPPIISQPSKVAITNTSHGNQVTGNEVGRSEKVTGDEPGTCKTLTGTEYISANQAASYCGGVKPSPRKVGQSLTQEGRKVSGVMVGRSASVTGDEAGSDKSLTGDQYLGSDPLPEGRPANKVGTFNTLNGSFVTGTGIGRATSVTGDEAGSCKNVTGDEYLGSQQYESFCGGAPAPEARKVGLSLTNKAQSVSGTMTGRSSLVTGDEPGTCKAVTGTPYTGLEQSAQLCGSSSIDEIQQRTPRRIGTPASPMTGLQPGIGGVMTGADKGACEPLTGTPYVGADQLVKACGERAPDGSGDYKDSESSSFGNRFTVTSPARSAQLDRDTASGVTGTRYEKTTNITGPFDMAPNKVTGTEQFRFDNKKSLMAPSNEQSKESLSQLNESSARPQSRITGEGQSSGLNITGDDWARGERVTGTEGASATRRNPSRPGPMSAMPASDLKRNEELAKPDLLITGSSGNTGEGQLVTFSGGARG